The following DNA comes from Nocardia sp. XZ_19_385.
GAGCAGTGGGTGGTGGACCGAGTTGTGGAAGCGGCGCGGAACTCGCTGCGGCACGGGGCGCAGGTGATCGTGCTGCCCTGCAACACCGCGAGCGTCACCGCGCTGGAGCACGTCCGCGCCGAAGTCGGGCCCGACGTGCCGGTGGTGGGCACCGTTCCGGCCATCAAACCCGCTGCGGCCGTCTGCAATTCCGTGGCGGTCTGGGCGACGGCGGCGACCACCGCCAGCAAGTACCAGGCCAATCTGATCGCGCAATTCGCCGGTGACGCGAAGGTGGTCGGCGTCGCCTGCCACGGCTTGGCCGACGCCATCGACCGCGGCGACCTCGCCGCCGCCAAAGCTTCCATCGCCCGCGCCGCCGAACAATCGCCCGCCGACCTCGAAGGCGTAGTTCTCGGCTGCACCCACTACCCGCTCGTCATCGACGAAATCATCGCCGCCCTGCCCGCCGGCGTCCGGCTCTTCGACAGCGCCGAAGCCGTAGCCGCCCAAACCCTCCGCCGCCTCGACGCGCTGAACCTTGCCCCGGGCACCGGCAAAGTCACCGTCCTCAACAGTGCCCGGCCCGGAGCCCTTCCCTCCTCGGCCGCCCACTTCGCACCCGGCCGCCTCCTCGGCGCCAAACCCTGACGCCGTTCTCGAATTTCTTTCCGACGCTCCCGCTTTGAGCGGCCGCGAATCCAAGAGTTGTTGCGCTGCAACGCGATTTGGAGTTATCCCCAGGATGAAAGTTATCCACAGGGGCGGGTTTTTCGTGGGGGTAGCAGCGCAGGCCCGGCGCATCATTGCCGGATGACCGATGAGCTGTTGCTTCGCAAGACCGCGTTGAAGCGCGGTGTCACGGATTACGCCTTGCGGCAAGCGTGTCAGAGTGGGCGGCTGACGCGGCTCCGGCCGGGAGCGTACGCGTATACGAACGGGCCCGCCGACCCGTATGGGCGGCACTTACTGGCGATCAGGGCGACGGCGGACGCCGTGGGCGATGGTGTCGCGATCAGTCACCAGTCGGCGGCGGTGCTGCACGGATTGCCGCTGCTGGAGCCGCCCGGACGTCAGGTGCACGCCACTGTGAACCGCGCGACCGGCGGGCGCCTGACGAGGTGCCTGCACCTGCACAGCACCCGGTTCGACGAGGACGAGGTGATGATGGTCGACGGGGTCCTGACGACGACTCCGGCCCGCACCGTCGCCGATCTGGCCCGGACCGCGTCGTTCTGCGGAGCCGTCGTCACCGGCGACGCCGCGATGCGCACCTACGGACTCTCGATCGATCAACTGACCGAGGCACTCCAGCGCTGGCACCGCAGGCGCGGGTTGTCGCAAGCACGGCAAGCGATCTTCTTCATGGATGCCCGCAGCGAAAGCCCAGGCGAGTCCCGCAGCCGAGTCGCCATGCACTTCGCCTTCCTCCCCAAACCCGAACTGCAGACCGAGATCCGCGACGAACACGGCGATTTCGTCGCCCGGGTGGACTTCTTTCTGCCCCAGCACAACGTGATCGGCGATTTCGCGTTTCCCGGTGACTCTACGGATGTGGGAGACCTCCGCGAGGATGTCCTCCGCGGCCTCGGCGCCCAAGTGGTCCGCTGGACCACCGCCGACCTGGACGATTTCACTGCCACCGCTTCCCGCTGGCGCAGAGCCATCGCCCGATCCGCCACCGCCCCGCCCCCGCGTTGGCAAATCCGCTGATCCACAGGCTTCCCCAGGACCCACCCATGCGATCGCGCAAGTTCGCGACTGCGTGGGTGGTACGCCTAGACCAGGATCTTGGTGACGCGCCCGGCGCCGACGGTGCGGCCGCCTTCGCGGATGGCGAAGCGGAGGCCTTCGTCCATTGCGATGGGTTGGATGAGTTTTACGATCATTTCGGTGTTGTCGCCGGGCATGACCATTTCGGTGCCTTTGGGCAGGGTTACCACGCCGGTGACGTCGGTAGTACGGAAGTAGAACTGGGGGCGGTAGTTGTTGAAGAAGGGGGTGTGACGCCCGCCCTCATCTTTGCCGAGGATGTAGACCTGGGCTTCGAATTCGGTGTGGGGCGTGGTGGTTCCGGGTTTGACGACTACTTGGCCGCGTTCGACGTCTTCACGTTTCACGCCGCGGAGCAGCAGCCCGACGGCGTCGCCGGCTTGGCCCTGGTCCAGCAGTTTGTGGAACATTTCGATGCCGGTGACGTGGGTTTTGATGCGCTTGGTCCGGATGCCGACGAGTTCGACTTCGTCGTTGAGTTTCAGCACGCCGCGTTCGATGCGGCCGGTGACGACGGTGCCGCGGCCGGTGATGGTGACAACGTCCTCGATCGGCATGAGGAAGGGCTTGTCGGTGTCACGAACCGGTTCCGGAATGAATTCGTCTACGGCGTCGAGCAATTCGAGGATGGCCTGGGTCCACGCCGGGTCACCCTCGAGCGCCTTCAACGCGGACACCCTGACGATCGGCGCGTTTTCGTCGAACTCCTGCGCGGCCAGCAGATCTCGCACCTCGAGCTCGACAAGTTCCAGGATCTCCTCGTCGTCGACCAGATCGGCCTTGTTCAACGCGACCAGAATGTAGGGCACACCGACCTGACGCGCCAGCAGCACATGCTCACGGGTCTGCGGCATCGGGCCGTCGGTGGCGGCCACCACGAGAATCGCGCCGTCCATCTGCGCCGCCCCGGTGATCATGTTCTTCACATAATCGGCGTGACCGGGCGCATCGACATGCGCGTAATGCCTACGCTCCGTTTGATATTCGACATGCGCGATATTGATCGTGATGCCGCGCGCCTTCTCCTCCGGCGCCTTGTCGATCGAATCGAAAGCGGCCATCGAATTGAGCCCGGGATACTTGTCCGTCAGCACTTTCGTAATCGCCGCCGTCAGCGTCGTCTTGCCATGATCCACATGACCGATCGTGCCGATGTTGACATGCAATTTGGTCCGGTCGAACTTAGCCTTAGCCACCGGAACACCTTCTCCCTGGGACTAGCTCGTGGAAACCCCCAAGCTCGACGATAGCCCCCGAGAACCCCCGTGCGCCTCGAATTTTCGAGACCGCAACCCGCCGAGGACCGCCCAAAGATCAACTACGCCAAGGCAAATCAGCTGCCGATGGGATACCCCGGCGTCACCACCGAATATCCGACCTCGATCTGATCCCGCTCCAGCGGCCGCAGAATCAGCGAGATGGACTTCGGGTCGAACGGCCGACGCCCGATCAAGTCGATCCCGACCAGAGTGGTTTTCCGGCGCCCACCGGCGAGATCCACGATTTCGAGCTCATCCCCCACATCGGCCACCCCCTGCTCGATCACTCCCACAACGATCACCCCACGCCCAGTGACGTTGAACAGCGAAGTAACTCGTAGAACAAAGGGACCGACCACCGAATCAGTCTCCCCGGAAACGCCGAACGGCGCCGCTCCAAAGGAGCGACGCCGTTCGGTTGAAGAGAGTCAGAGACTCACTTGATGATCTTCGTGACGCGACC
Coding sequences within:
- a CDS encoding glutamate racemase, coding for MIVALIDSGLGLLPTAAWLRKLRPEVDLLLQTDPDGAPWGPKPEQWVVDRVVEAARNSLRHGAQVIVLPCNTASVTALEHVRAEVGPDVPVVGTVPAIKPAAAVCNSVAVWATAATTASKYQANLIAQFAGDAKVVGVACHGLADAIDRGDLAAAKASIARAAEQSPADLEGVVLGCTHYPLVIDEIIAALPAGVRLFDSAEAVAAQTLRRLDALNLAPGTGKVTVLNSARPGALPSSAAHFAPGRLLGAKP
- a CDS encoding type IV toxin-antitoxin system AbiEi family antitoxin domain-containing protein, which produces MTDELLLRKTALKRGVTDYALRQACQSGRLTRLRPGAYAYTNGPADPYGRHLLAIRATADAVGDGVAISHQSAAVLHGLPLLEPPGRQVHATVNRATGGRLTRCLHLHSTRFDEDEVMMVDGVLTTTPARTVADLARTASFCGAVVTGDAAMRTYGLSIDQLTEALQRWHRRRGLSQARQAIFFMDARSESPGESRSRVAMHFAFLPKPELQTEIRDEHGDFVARVDFFLPQHNVIGDFAFPGDSTDVGDLREDVLRGLGAQVVRWTTADLDDFTATASRWRRAIARSATAPPPRWQIR
- the tuf gene encoding elongation factor Tu, translated to MAKAKFDRTKLHVNIGTIGHVDHGKTTLTAAITKVLTDKYPGLNSMAAFDSIDKAPEEKARGITINIAHVEYQTERRHYAHVDAPGHADYVKNMITGAAQMDGAILVVAATDGPMPQTREHVLLARQVGVPYILVALNKADLVDDEEILELVELEVRDLLAAQEFDENAPIVRVSALKALEGDPAWTQAILELLDAVDEFIPEPVRDTDKPFLMPIEDVVTITGRGTVVTGRIERGVLKLNDEVELVGIRTKRIKTHVTGIEMFHKLLDQGQAGDAVGLLLRGVKREDVERGQVVVKPGTTTPHTEFEAQVYILGKDEGGRHTPFFNNYRPQFYFRTTDVTGVVTLPKGTEMVMPGDNTEMIVKLIQPIAMDEGLRFAIREGGRTVGAGRVTKILV